A segment of the bacterium genome:
CCAAAGCATGCCGATATTATTGGTTGGTTCATCTACGAGCTTAGTGAAATATTTAACTCCCAAAGTTAAAAGTTTAGAAAAATATACTCAATTTGTTGCAGGTAACATTCTTATAGCCATCGCATTGTTTTTCTTTATTCTCGCGTAAGGATTTTTTATGGAAAAAAACAATCATTGTAGCTGTAGCCATTCGCATAATCATGATAAGCGGCCTGGGTTGACTTTAAGGTGGCTGCTTGGCTTTACTTTTATAGCCTTGAGCCTTATCGTGATGAGGCCGTTTATCGTGAAGCAGTTAGTATCCCGGGCATCTTCATATATGACTTGCGAGTTATTTAATGATGCGATAAGGAGCTATGAAAAAGCGGTATTTATTGATAAAAAAAATGTTAAGGCGTGGGATATGCTTGGATATGCTTATAAAAGCAATGGTAATTTGGAAAAGTCCATGTATGCTTACCATCAGGCGATAAAAGCCGATCCTAAAGATAAAAGCGCAAACTTTAGCCTCGGGGTGATCCTGGCATCTGAAAAGGAATATAAAGAGGCGGTGCCGTATTTTGAGCAAATTATAGCATTCGGTCCGGATGAGAAGGGGCAGGCGATAGATATTGTTTCTTATCATAAGTCGTCATTGAGATTACTCGCGAACTGTTATGAAGCTCTAAATGAATTTGATAAAGAGGATAGAACGCTGAAAGAGTTGCAGAAATATTATCCTCAAGATAGTTCGATGGCCAACAAAGCAAATCCCAGGAGATTTATTAAATAATGAAAAAAGGGTTGATCTATACGCTAAGGTTCGTATTTATTTTATCAATTATATTATTCTTCGTAACTAAAAAACAAAATTCAGTACAATCTTTTCATGCGCTAAGATTGACAAATGATGCTTTCGCTAGCCAATCAGACGATAAACAAGTGTATGTTTTAGACATAAGAGAGCTTGAGAAAGTTCAAGAGCAGGCGACTAAAGACGGGGATGATATAAAAGGCTTCCCAATAAATATCCTTCATCTACATGGTAAGCAAGTGAAATTAACAGGCTACCTTTTGATACCCTATGATGCGTATCTTGCGGACGGTTCTCTTGATAATTTTGCCTTGGGAAAAAATGCCTACGGCTGTCCGTGTTGTGATTGGGGCGCTAGTCCGCCACCCACAGTATTTAATGTAGTGTCTGTTACTATGAAAAAAGGCCAAAAACTAGCTCCTCCATTTACTCCTCTTGCAGAAGTTACAGGCATATTCTACGCGCATCAGGAATATTTTACGGATGAATTTGGAAAGAAGAAACTTGCTGGGCTATTTTTTATTCAAGACGCAGAGGCTAAGAAAAAGAAACAGGGATTTCGTATATTTTGATTAGCAGGGTTAAGTTAAGTATAAGATATTATTAACCGTATGAACGTTATATTTTTTAAAAAGTGATTCTAAGATTTCATTTGACAACTAATATATTAGTGTTACAATTTTTATATTCGTAATACAGACACCCGGCGCTTATCGGAATTGCGCCGGTGTGCGTCTCTACGCAAGGAGAAGACATATGTCTTCAATAGCAAGGTTTGGAGTTTCTTTAGATAAAGGGCTTCTGGAAAAATTCGATAAACTCATCGAATCCAAAAGCTATACTAATC
Coding sequences within it:
- a CDS encoding tetratricopeptide repeat protein; translated protein: MKQLVSRASSYMTCELFNDAIRSYEKAVFIDKKNVKAWDMLGYAYKSNGNLEKSMYAYHQAIKADPKDKSANFSLGVILASEKEYKEAVPYFEQIIAFGPDEKGQAIDIVSYHKSSLRLLANCYEALNEFDKEDRTLKELQKYYPQDSSMANKANPRRFIK